In Acidobacteriota bacterium, one DNA window encodes the following:
- a CDS encoding thioredoxin domain-containing protein yields the protein MRSVSLLLAVGAMLVVVVRPSAAFPDARQAASQSVPATQSKPAEKKEDCGCEVKAPPDVLAVVNGVKVAAKDVDERLKDRIQELQNQVIEARRRQLDLEINSRLLEGEAKRLGITPDALLEREVSQKIKEPTDAEARAFYEQNRSRIQGEFNEIKDQVISYLRTQRQQAEAKKLADRLRAGTQVKVLAVSVTPPETDAGRARVFATVNGKRITSGDVEDALKPLIFSVQEQVYYLRKTALDVKINDLLLAEEAKKRNITSEALFEADVLPRLKPVTEEVALKFYEENKSRLEGGFDKLRPQIMEYLQNREQARAADAYAELLRKGATLQVYLKLPESPVFDIAIEDRPWRGGVNAAVTIVEFTDYECPSCAATQAVLEEVAKEYGDKVKLVARHFPLDMHKHAFKAAEAAEAAREQGKYWEYVTILFTNQRALEVEKLKEYASQSGLDRKKFDAALDSGKFSDRVKRDMADGDKIGVDSTPTVFINGKLAREKTREALKQAIEAALKDAVKK from the coding sequence ATGAGAAGCGTCTCACTATTACTGGCCGTTGGAGCGATGCTCGTTGTGGTTGTGCGACCGAGCGCGGCGTTCCCAGACGCCCGGCAGGCCGCTAGCCAATCAGTTCCCGCCACGCAGTCCAAGCCTGCTGAGAAGAAAGAGGATTGCGGGTGTGAAGTGAAGGCCCCGCCGGACGTGCTCGCCGTAGTCAACGGAGTGAAAGTCGCGGCCAAGGATGTGGATGAGCGACTCAAGGACCGAATTCAGGAGCTACAGAATCAGGTGATCGAAGCGCGAAGGCGGCAGCTTGATCTGGAGATCAATAGCCGCCTGCTGGAGGGAGAAGCGAAGCGACTTGGTATTACGCCTGACGCCCTGCTCGAGCGCGAAGTCTCTCAAAAGATCAAGGAGCCGACAGACGCTGAAGCGCGAGCCTTCTACGAGCAGAACAGGAGCCGGATTCAAGGTGAGTTCAACGAAATCAAAGACCAGGTCATAAGCTACCTTCGAACCCAGCGGCAGCAGGCCGAAGCGAAAAAGCTTGCGGACCGTTTGCGCGCCGGGACGCAGGTGAAGGTGCTCGCCGTTAGCGTTACCCCGCCGGAAACCGATGCCGGCCGCGCGCGTGTATTTGCGACCGTCAACGGCAAACGTATCACATCGGGTGATGTGGAGGACGCGTTGAAACCGCTGATATTCAGCGTTCAGGAACAAGTCTACTACCTGCGCAAGACCGCGCTTGACGTGAAGATCAACGACCTGCTTCTAGCCGAGGAAGCCAAGAAAAGAAATATTACCAGCGAGGCTTTGTTCGAGGCCGATGTGCTGCCCAGGCTCAAGCCGGTGACTGAGGAGGTCGCTCTCAAATTCTACGAAGAGAATAAGAGCAGGTTGGAAGGCGGCTTCGACAAATTGCGGCCGCAGATCATGGAGTACTTGCAGAACCGCGAGCAGGCCAGGGCGGCGGACGCTTATGCTGAACTGCTAAGAAAGGGAGCTACGCTACAAGTATATCTGAAGCTGCCCGAGTCTCCGGTGTTCGACATTGCGATCGAGGATCGGCCGTGGAGGGGAGGAGTCAATGCCGCGGTCACGATAGTAGAGTTCACGGATTACGAATGCCCAAGTTGCGCGGCAACACAAGCAGTGTTGGAAGAAGTGGCGAAGGAGTACGGCGACAAGGTAAAACTTGTGGCGCGCCACTTCCCTCTTGATATGCACAAACATGCCTTCAAAGCTGCCGAGGCCGCTGAGGCTGCGAGAGAACAGGGCAAGTACTGGGAGTACGTGACAATCCTGTTTACGAATCAGAGGGCCCTCGAAGTCGAGAAGCTCAAGGAGTACGCCAGCCAGTCAGGGCTCGATCGAAAAAAGTTTGATGCCGCGCTGGATTCGGGGAAGTTCTCCGACCGGGTGAAGCGCGATATGGCCGACGGGGACAAGATCGGAGTGGATTCGACACCTACTGTGTTCATCAACGGGAAGCTTGCACGGGAGAAAACCCGCGAAGCCTTGAAACAAGCCATAGAGGCCGCTCTCAAGGATGCGGTCAAAAAGTAA